A genomic window from Candidatus Latescibacter sp. includes:
- a CDS encoding electron transfer flavoprotein subunit alpha → MGVTIIVDKCTGCRACVKACPFGALEMVNAKAVCLDSCNLCGICVESCKFEAIEAPARDTSPVADPDSYRGVCVFIQADGDSIHHVSLELVGESRKLADELGTEVCCMVMSGSVEKIIDDLSHYDIQHIYTVENPVLARYRTVPYVEAASFLIRSFRPEIVLIGATSTGRDFAGGLATELQTGLTADCTSLDVDVSARSLLQTRPAFGGNIMATIKSSRHRPQMATVRPKVFPMPLRGDLRPVKVVKIKRNLAENGQKTRILEWLPIRDGVNLADANIIVSGGRGIGKPENFAILQELADLLGGALGASRAAVDAGWIDYSHQVGQTGRTVRPIVYIACGISGAVQHLAGMKTSDVIIAVNRDPSAPIFSVATYGYVGDVMDIVPKMIQELKSRMGRK, encoded by the coding sequence ATGGGAGTAACAATAATCGTAGATAAATGTACAGGCTGCCGTGCATGCGTCAAGGCATGCCCGTTCGGCGCCCTAGAGATGGTGAACGCCAAGGCTGTCTGCCTCGATTCATGCAACCTTTGCGGGATCTGTGTCGAATCCTGCAAGTTCGAGGCCATCGAAGCCCCCGCCCGCGATACCTCTCCGGTCGCGGATCCGGACAGCTACCGCGGTGTATGTGTTTTCATACAGGCGGATGGAGATTCCATCCATCACGTCTCGCTCGAACTGGTCGGAGAGTCCCGGAAACTTGCCGACGAACTGGGAACAGAAGTGTGCTGCATGGTGATGAGCGGTTCGGTGGAAAAAATCATAGACGACCTTTCTCATTATGACATACAACATATCTATACGGTGGAAAATCCCGTTCTCGCGCGCTATCGCACAGTACCCTACGTCGAGGCCGCTTCCTTTTTGATTCGGAGTTTCCGGCCGGAGATCGTTCTCATCGGGGCCACATCCACCGGAAGAGATTTCGCCGGGGGGCTGGCCACCGAGCTCCAAACCGGACTCACCGCCGACTGCACCAGCCTGGATGTCGATGTTTCCGCCCGCAGCCTTCTCCAGACCCGTCCGGCTTTCGGCGGGAACATCATGGCCACCATCAAATCCTCCCGCCACCGGCCTCAGATGGCGACCGTGCGGCCCAAGGTTTTCCCTATGCCGCTCCGGGGCGACCTGCGCCCGGTCAAAGTGGTAAAGATAAAAAGGAACCTGGCGGAAAACGGCCAGAAAACCCGTATCCTCGAATGGCTTCCTATTCGCGACGGAGTAAACCTTGCCGATGCCAATATCATCGTCTCCGGCGGAAGAGGCATCGGAAAACCGGAGAATTTCGCCATTCTTCAGGAACTTGCCGACTTGCTCGGCGGGGCTTTGGGCGCCTCACGGGCGGCGGTGGATGCCGGTTGGATCGATTACTCCCACCAGGTGGGACAGACGGGACGGACAGTTCGTCCCATCGTCTACATTGCCTGCGGAATCTCCGGCGCCGTGCAGCATCTGGCCGGGATGAAAACGTCCGATGTGATTATCGCCGTCAACCGCGACCCTTCGGCGCCCATCTTCTCTGTGGCGACCTATGGGTACGTCGGCGATGTCATGGATATCGTTCCGAAAATGATCCAGGAATTGAAGAGCCGCATGGGACGGAAATGA
- the guaA gene encoding glutamine-hydrolyzing GMP synthase yields MLKTNKITILDFGGQYAHLITKRIRRLGVYADIKHPDVSLEELGHPGGIILSGGPSSVYAENAPPFNRKILGTGIPILGLCYGMQLIAYFLGGEVRRLAKREYGRAELEVTGYSPLFEGLSRRELVWMSHGDSVASIPEGYRSIGKTSDCPFAAVSNEEEKIYGLQFHPEVTDTPSGSRILENFIRICGLERNWSMEGYIEEKMKEIREKVGSRNVFLLVSGGVDSTVTFMLLNRALGEDRVIGIHIDNGFMRKNETAEVKEALGRLGFHNLIVVDRTEDFLRAVEGLTDPQEKRNAIGDEFMYVKDRELEALHLDPDRWLLGQGTLYPDIIESGGSRHADIIKTHHNRTDMIKKMVARGQVIEPLDQLYKDEVREVGEKLGLPHELVWRHPFPGPGIGVRVLCDRGGVSSEDFKEIRSRVRKKAKLAGYEAMILPVKSVGVQGDCRTYAHPAALDGPPDWEKLEFLSTDITNEITGVNRVVLKIGGGALKPLVSKAATLTRDRLDLLREADNQAMQVLREHGLYAEIFQMPVVLLPISSDGVKESIVIRPLRSSDVMTAKFYRMPVGSVEEIARRILALGVIEYVFYDLTNKPPGTFEWE; encoded by the coding sequence ATGCTTAAAACAAACAAAATCACCATTCTCGATTTCGGCGGCCAGTACGCCCACCTTATCACCAAGCGGATCCGCCGCCTGGGAGTGTACGCGGATATAAAGCATCCCGATGTGAGCCTGGAGGAATTGGGGCATCCCGGCGGCATCATTCTCTCCGGCGGGCCATCGAGCGTGTATGCAGAGAACGCGCCGCCCTTCAACCGTAAGATTCTCGGGACCGGCATTCCCATTCTGGGCTTGTGTTACGGCATGCAGCTTATCGCCTATTTCCTTGGCGGTGAGGTGCGAAGGCTCGCGAAGCGGGAGTACGGCCGGGCGGAGCTGGAAGTGACCGGGTACTCCCCCCTGTTCGAGGGACTTTCGCGCCGGGAGCTTGTGTGGATGAGTCACGGCGATTCGGTGGCGAGTATCCCTGAAGGTTATCGGAGCATCGGAAAAACTTCCGACTGCCCCTTTGCCGCAGTCAGCAATGAGGAAGAGAAGATTTACGGTTTGCAGTTCCATCCCGAAGTCACCGATACCCCTTCCGGCAGCCGGATTCTGGAAAATTTCATCCGCATCTGCGGCCTTGAGCGGAACTGGTCGATGGAAGGGTATATCGAGGAGAAGATGAAAGAAATCCGGGAGAAGGTAGGCAGCCGTAATGTATTTCTCCTGGTGTCGGGAGGGGTAGATTCCACCGTGACCTTCATGTTACTCAACCGTGCGCTGGGCGAAGACAGGGTGATCGGTATCCACATTGATAACGGGTTCATGCGGAAGAACGAAACCGCCGAAGTGAAGGAAGCCCTCGGCCGGCTCGGATTCCACAATCTCATTGTTGTGGACCGCACGGAAGATTTCCTTCGGGCGGTTGAAGGTCTGACCGACCCGCAGGAAAAGCGGAATGCTATCGGCGATGAATTCATGTATGTGAAAGACCGCGAGCTCGAGGCGCTGCACCTTGATCCCGACCGGTGGCTGCTTGGACAGGGAACGCTCTATCCGGACATAATCGAATCCGGAGGCAGCCGTCACGCCGATATAATCAAGACCCATCACAACCGCACAGATATGATCAAGAAAATGGTGGCGCGCGGTCAGGTGATAGAGCCGCTGGATCAGCTCTACAAGGACGAGGTGCGCGAAGTCGGCGAAAAGCTCGGACTGCCTCACGAGCTGGTCTGGCGTCATCCGTTCCCCGGACCGGGAATCGGAGTCCGGGTTTTGTGCGACCGTGGAGGAGTTTCCTCAGAGGATTTCAAAGAAATCCGCAGCCGGGTGAGAAAAAAAGCAAAACTTGCCGGGTATGAGGCGATGATCCTGCCGGTGAAGAGTGTAGGAGTGCAGGGAGACTGCCGCACTTATGCCCATCCCGCCGCGCTGGACGGCCCGCCGGACTGGGAAAAACTCGAGTTCCTCTCCACCGATATCACGAACGAGATTACCGGAGTGAACCGCGTGGTCCTCAAAATCGGCGGCGGCGCCCTGAAACCGCTTGTGAGCAAGGCTGCCACTCTTACCCGCGACCGACTCGACCTCCTCCGCGAGGCCGATAACCAGGCGATGCAGGTGCTCCGCGAGCATGGATTGTATGCAGAGATTTTTCAGATGCCGGTGGTTCTTCTGCCCATATCGTCCGATGGTGTGAAAGAGAGCATAGTCATACGGCCGCTCCGGTCATCGGATGTGATGACCGCAAAGTTCTACCGGATGCCGGTCGGGAGTGTAGAGGAGATCGCAAGGAGGATTCTTGCGCTGGGGGTCATCGAGTATGTATTTTACGACCTCACCAACAAACCGCCGGGAACGTTCGAGTGGGAATGA
- a CDS encoding electron transfer flavoprotein subunit beta/FixA family protein — protein sequence MNIVVCIKQVPDTMDVRIDPKTNTLIRDGVPSILNPFDEFAIEEGLRIREKLGGKVTAVSMGPPQAAEILRTALAMGVDAVVLLSDRAFAGSDTLATSYTLSQGIEKIGNVDLVITGKQAIDGDTAQVGPGIASRLGFTQLTYVSKVENVDIVNRTITVERLLDDGRERVEGKLPALLTVVKDINVPRQPSILKMKKARSAEIPVWKAQDIEADPQKIGQNGSPTWVERIFSPEQKTGGEIFQGESSEVAGRLAELLMEMMAK from the coding sequence ATGAATATTGTTGTTTGCATAAAACAGGTTCCTGACACCATGGATGTACGGATAGACCCGAAAACCAATACCCTGATCCGGGACGGAGTACCCTCGATCCTCAACCCGTTCGATGAATTCGCCATCGAAGAGGGCTTACGGATACGGGAAAAGCTTGGGGGGAAAGTGACCGCGGTCTCCATGGGGCCTCCCCAGGCGGCGGAGATTCTCAGGACCGCTCTAGCCATGGGAGTAGATGCAGTGGTGCTGCTTTCCGATCGGGCGTTTGCCGGGTCGGATACTCTTGCGACTTCTTACACGCTCTCGCAAGGCATCGAAAAAATCGGGAATGTCGATCTTGTAATCACCGGGAAACAGGCCATTGACGGCGACACCGCCCAGGTGGGTCCGGGGATTGCCTCCCGTCTCGGATTCACACAGCTTACCTATGTATCAAAAGTGGAAAATGTGGATATTGTGAACCGAACCATTACGGTGGAGCGCCTCCTGGATGATGGCCGTGAGCGTGTCGAGGGGAAACTCCCGGCTCTCCTGACTGTGGTTAAAGACATCAATGTGCCCCGCCAGCCGTCGATTCTGAAGATGAAAAAAGCCCGCAGCGCCGAGATTCCCGTCTGGAAGGCGCAGGATATCGAGGCCGATCCTCAGAAAATCGGGCAGAACGGCTCGCCCACCTGGGTGGAGAGGATCTTTTCCCCCGAACAGAAAACCGGCGGTGAGATATTTCAGGGCGAATCGAGCGAGGTGGCGGGAAGGCTGGCTGAACTTTTAATGGAAATGATGGCAAAATAG